A single window of Eucalyptus grandis isolate ANBG69807.140 chromosome 1, ASM1654582v1, whole genome shotgun sequence DNA harbors:
- the LOC104448429 gene encoding silicon efflux transporter LSI2 isoform X2: MALASTEKVILGSIAFAIFWVLAVFPSVPFLPVGRTAGSLLGAMLMVIFRVITPEQAYAAIDLPILGLLFGTMVVSVYLEKADMFNHLGKLLSWKSKGAHDLLCRICLISAISSAFFTNDTSCVLLTEFVLKIAGQHNLPPHPFLLALASSANIGSSATPIGNPQNLVIAMQSKISFGSFLVVLLPPTVIGVLVNALILLCMYWKLLSVQKDEEDAASEVVAEKDVSSSAPASARNSTASEETLHNGASQKKHGTAASDEVVSVNGLNDVFPEKHSKGKETLAPRFKRILWKSRVYFVTIGMLISFLIGLNMSWTAITAALALVILDFKDAQSCLEKVSYPLLIFFCGMFITVDGFNRTGIPSALWDWMEPHAKVNCASGIAVLAVVILVLSNVASNVPTVLLLGSQVATSAAAISAAEVKKSWLILAWVSSVAGNLSLLGSAANLIVCEKARLAPNLGYTLSFWNHLKFGVPSTIIVTAIGLALIR, from the exons ATGGCACTTGCTTCTACCGAAAAAGTGATTCTCGGGTCTATTGCCTTTGCGATATTCTGGGTATTGGCCGTTTTCCCATCTGTGCCGTTCCTACCTGTAGGAAGAACAGCAGGTTCGCTCCTTGGAGCGATGCTTATGGTCATTTTCCGGGTCATAACCCCAGAGCAAGCTTACGCTGCGATTGATCTCCCAATCCTCGGCCTTCTCTTTGGGACGATGGTGGTTAGTGTCTATCTGGAAAAGGCCGATATGTTCAATCACCTGGGTAAGTTGCTCTCCTGGAAAAGCAAGGGAGCACATGACTTGCTTTGTCGGATTTGCTTGATCTCTGCCATTTCAAGTGCTTTCTTCACAAATGATACGTCTTGTGTTCTCCTGACTGAGTTCGTGCTTAAGATAGCCGGGCAACACAATCTCCCTCCGCATCCATTTTTACTTGCCCTTGCGTCGAGCGCCAATATTGGGTCTTCGGCGACTCCCATTGGGAATCCTCAAAATTTAGTCATAGCTATGCAGAGTAAGATCTCATTTGGGAGTTTTCTCGTCGTACTCCTTCCTCCAACGGTGATCGGGGTTCTCGTCAATGCGCTGATTCTTCTATGCATGTACTGGAAGCTACTGTCCGTCCAAAAGGACGAAGAGGATGCAGCTTCTGAAGTAGTAGCTGAGAAAGAT GTCTCAAGCAGTGCGCCTGCGTCGGCAAGGAACTCAACTGCATCGGAAGAGACGCTTCACAACGGTGCTTCTCAGAAAAAGCATGGAACGGCTGCTTCCGATGAAGTCGTATCTGTCAACGGGTTGAATGATGTGTTCCCAGAGAAGCATTCAAAGGGGAAGGAAACACTTGCCCCTCGATTTAAGAGGATATTATGGAAATCACGCGTTTACTTTGTCACCATCGGTATGCTGATCTCTTTTTTGATAGGTCTGAATATGTCTTGGACAGCTATTACCGCCGCCCTGGCCCTCGTAATTCTCGACTTTAAAGATGCCCAGTCTTGTCTAGAGAAG GTCTCCTACCCTCTGTTGATATTCTTTTGTGGAATGTTCATCACGGTCGATGGATTCAACAGAACTGGAATTCCAAGCGCTCTCTGGGACTGGATGGAGCCACATGCCAAAGTCAATTGTGCTAGCGGGATAGCTGTTCTTGCTGTTGTCATTTTGGTGCTGTCGAATGTCGCTTCGAATGTGCCAACCG TTCTCTTGCTTGGAAGCCAGGTGGCTACATCAGCGGCTGCTATTTCAGCCGCGGAAGTGAAGAAGTCATGGCTCATATTAGCTTGGGTGAGCTCTGTTGCAGGGAATCTCTCGCTGCTTGGATCGGCGGCCAACTTGATTGTGTGCGAAAAGGCTCGCCTGGCCCCAAATCTTGGCTACACTCTGTCCTTCTGGAACCACTTGAAGTTTGGAGTCCCTTCCACCATTATTGTAACTGCCATAGGCTTGGCACTAATAAGATGA
- the LOC104448429 gene encoding silicon efflux transporter LSI2 isoform X1, translating into MALASTEKVILGSIAFAIFWVLAVFPSVPFLPVGRTAGSLLGAMLMVIFRVITPEQAYAAIDLPILGLLFGTMVVSVYLEKADMFNHLGKLLSWKSKGAHDLLCRICLISAISSAFFTNDTSCVLLTEFVLKIAGQHNLPPHPFLLALASSANIGSSATPIGNPQNLVIAMQSKISFGSFLVVLLPPTVIGVLVNALILLCMYWKLLSVQKDEEDAASEVVAEKDVSSHEMHLLLPFRNRSTSCENETHQVSSSAPASARNSTASEETLHNGASQKKHGTAASDEVVSVNGLNDVFPEKHSKGKETLAPRFKRILWKSRVYFVTIGMLISFLIGLNMSWTAITAALALVILDFKDAQSCLEKVSYPLLIFFCGMFITVDGFNRTGIPSALWDWMEPHAKVNCASGIAVLAVVILVLSNVASNVPTVLLLGSQVATSAAAISAAEVKKSWLILAWVSSVAGNLSLLGSAANLIVCEKARLAPNLGYTLSFWNHLKFGVPSTIIVTAIGLALIR; encoded by the exons ATGGCACTTGCTTCTACCGAAAAAGTGATTCTCGGGTCTATTGCCTTTGCGATATTCTGGGTATTGGCCGTTTTCCCATCTGTGCCGTTCCTACCTGTAGGAAGAACAGCAGGTTCGCTCCTTGGAGCGATGCTTATGGTCATTTTCCGGGTCATAACCCCAGAGCAAGCTTACGCTGCGATTGATCTCCCAATCCTCGGCCTTCTCTTTGGGACGATGGTGGTTAGTGTCTATCTGGAAAAGGCCGATATGTTCAATCACCTGGGTAAGTTGCTCTCCTGGAAAAGCAAGGGAGCACATGACTTGCTTTGTCGGATTTGCTTGATCTCTGCCATTTCAAGTGCTTTCTTCACAAATGATACGTCTTGTGTTCTCCTGACTGAGTTCGTGCTTAAGATAGCCGGGCAACACAATCTCCCTCCGCATCCATTTTTACTTGCCCTTGCGTCGAGCGCCAATATTGGGTCTTCGGCGACTCCCATTGGGAATCCTCAAAATTTAGTCATAGCTATGCAGAGTAAGATCTCATTTGGGAGTTTTCTCGTCGTACTCCTTCCTCCAACGGTGATCGGGGTTCTCGTCAATGCGCTGATTCTTCTATGCATGTACTGGAAGCTACTGTCCGTCCAAAAGGACGAAGAGGATGCAGCTTCTGAAGTAGTAGCTGAGAAAGATGTGAGTTCTCATGAgatgcatcttcttcttccttttagaAACCGGTCGACTTCTTGTGAGAATGAAACTCACCAGGTCTCAAGCAGTGCGCCTGCGTCGGCAAGGAACTCAACTGCATCGGAAGAGACGCTTCACAACGGTGCTTCTCAGAAAAAGCATGGAACGGCTGCTTCCGATGAAGTCGTATCTGTCAACGGGTTGAATGATGTGTTCCCAGAGAAGCATTCAAAGGGGAAGGAAACACTTGCCCCTCGATTTAAGAGGATATTATGGAAATCACGCGTTTACTTTGTCACCATCGGTATGCTGATCTCTTTTTTGATAGGTCTGAATATGTCTTGGACAGCTATTACCGCCGCCCTGGCCCTCGTAATTCTCGACTTTAAAGATGCCCAGTCTTGTCTAGAGAAG GTCTCCTACCCTCTGTTGATATTCTTTTGTGGAATGTTCATCACGGTCGATGGATTCAACAGAACTGGAATTCCAAGCGCTCTCTGGGACTGGATGGAGCCACATGCCAAAGTCAATTGTGCTAGCGGGATAGCTGTTCTTGCTGTTGTCATTTTGGTGCTGTCGAATGTCGCTTCGAATGTGCCAACCG TTCTCTTGCTTGGAAGCCAGGTGGCTACATCAGCGGCTGCTATTTCAGCCGCGGAAGTGAAGAAGTCATGGCTCATATTAGCTTGGGTGAGCTCTGTTGCAGGGAATCTCTCGCTGCTTGGATCGGCGGCCAACTTGATTGTGTGCGAAAAGGCTCGCCTGGCCCCAAATCTTGGCTACACTCTGTCCTTCTGGAACCACTTGAAGTTTGGAGTCCCTTCCACCATTATTGTAACTGCCATAGGCTTGGCACTAATAAGATGA
- the LOC104448429 gene encoding silicon efflux transporter LSI2 isoform X3, which yields MALASTEKVILGSIAFAIFWVLAVFPSVPFLPVGRTAGSLLGAMLMVIFRVITPEQAYAAIDLPILGLLFGTMVVSVYLEKADMFNHLGKLLSWKSKGAHDLLCRICLISAISSAFFTNDTSCVLLTEFVLKIAGQHNLPPHPFLLALASSANIGSSATPIGNPQNLVIAMQSKISFGSFLVVLLPPTVIGVLVNALILLCMYWKLLSVQKDEEDAASEVVAEKDVSSHEMHLLLPFRNRSTSCENETHQVSSSAPASARNSTASEETLHNGASQKKHGTAASDEVVSVNGLNDVFPEKHSKGKETLAPRFKRILWKSRVYFVTIGMLISFLIGLNMSWTAITAALALVILDFKDAQSCLEKVSYPLLIFFCGMFITVDGFNRTGIPSALWDWMEPHAKVNCASGIAVLAVVILVLSNVASNVPTGNLSLLGSAANLIVCEKARLAPNLGYTLSFWNHLKFGVPSTIIVTAIGLALIR from the exons ATGGCACTTGCTTCTACCGAAAAAGTGATTCTCGGGTCTATTGCCTTTGCGATATTCTGGGTATTGGCCGTTTTCCCATCTGTGCCGTTCCTACCTGTAGGAAGAACAGCAGGTTCGCTCCTTGGAGCGATGCTTATGGTCATTTTCCGGGTCATAACCCCAGAGCAAGCTTACGCTGCGATTGATCTCCCAATCCTCGGCCTTCTCTTTGGGACGATGGTGGTTAGTGTCTATCTGGAAAAGGCCGATATGTTCAATCACCTGGGTAAGTTGCTCTCCTGGAAAAGCAAGGGAGCACATGACTTGCTTTGTCGGATTTGCTTGATCTCTGCCATTTCAAGTGCTTTCTTCACAAATGATACGTCTTGTGTTCTCCTGACTGAGTTCGTGCTTAAGATAGCCGGGCAACACAATCTCCCTCCGCATCCATTTTTACTTGCCCTTGCGTCGAGCGCCAATATTGGGTCTTCGGCGACTCCCATTGGGAATCCTCAAAATTTAGTCATAGCTATGCAGAGTAAGATCTCATTTGGGAGTTTTCTCGTCGTACTCCTTCCTCCAACGGTGATCGGGGTTCTCGTCAATGCGCTGATTCTTCTATGCATGTACTGGAAGCTACTGTCCGTCCAAAAGGACGAAGAGGATGCAGCTTCTGAAGTAGTAGCTGAGAAAGATGTGAGTTCTCATGAgatgcatcttcttcttccttttagaAACCGGTCGACTTCTTGTGAGAATGAAACTCACCAGGTCTCAAGCAGTGCGCCTGCGTCGGCAAGGAACTCAACTGCATCGGAAGAGACGCTTCACAACGGTGCTTCTCAGAAAAAGCATGGAACGGCTGCTTCCGATGAAGTCGTATCTGTCAACGGGTTGAATGATGTGTTCCCAGAGAAGCATTCAAAGGGGAAGGAAACACTTGCCCCTCGATTTAAGAGGATATTATGGAAATCACGCGTTTACTTTGTCACCATCGGTATGCTGATCTCTTTTTTGATAGGTCTGAATATGTCTTGGACAGCTATTACCGCCGCCCTGGCCCTCGTAATTCTCGACTTTAAAGATGCCCAGTCTTGTCTAGAGAAG GTCTCCTACCCTCTGTTGATATTCTTTTGTGGAATGTTCATCACGGTCGATGGATTCAACAGAACTGGAATTCCAAGCGCTCTCTGGGACTGGATGGAGCCACATGCCAAAGTCAATTGTGCTAGCGGGATAGCTGTTCTTGCTGTTGTCATTTTGGTGCTGTCGAATGTCGCTTCGAATGTGCCAACCG GGAATCTCTCGCTGCTTGGATCGGCGGCCAACTTGATTGTGTGCGAAAAGGCTCGCCTGGCCCCAAATCTTGGCTACACTCTGTCCTTCTGGAACCACTTGAAGTTTGGAGTCCCTTCCACCATTATTGTAACTGCCATAGGCTTGGCACTAATAAGATGA